A region of the Cyanobacteria bacterium GSL.Bin1 genome:
CGCCACGACAGTGTTGGGCATAGTAGTCTTCCAAATAGGGAGGGAGGAAGTGCAGCATATCCTGCATGAGGAGAGTGGGGGGAATACCGGCAGTTCCCACCGGAAAGACATCGGCATACAGAATTCCGTAATGGAAATCTTTTTGATCCTCGGGCACTTCATGGGCTTGAGCATTATAAGATTTAGTTCCCCGGAACGGAGAGGTGCGATAAAAAACCGCTTCTACATAGGGGAGGGCTGCTTCATATAACCAAGTAAAGCCTTTGCTTTTGGGGATGATTTCGTACTTCTCGCCATCAATATAAACGTGATGATAAATCGGGCGACCGGCAATGGCAAAAATACCATTGACCAAGAAATCCATTGCCTCGGGAACGCTGCTAATGCTGCCTTCATCATAGCGATCGGACATTTCAAAGAAGACCGGTGCCATGACTTCCCAAAACAGCCCCAAATTGGAGTAATAAGACATCTCCCGTACTTTTTCCATAAACATTTCCGGGAAGAGTTTATATAAGCCCAACATCAAGGGATTATTTTTGAAATAGGCTCTAATGGCGCAATCGGCATTTTGGCGATATTCGTCACTGTCGAGATAGGCATCAAACTTGCCATAGCCCATATCACGACCATGCCAAAACATCGCTCTCATGCACTCTTCTGCGAATTCCATATTCACGCGATCGTGCCACAAATGATGGAAAATTCGCGGAATATTTTTGGTTTCTCCCTTCTCCATAAATTCCAAGAGTTCGGGATGGGCAGTGCCTCTCCCCCGCCAAACTCTTAAGTCAGCATTATCACCGGCATAGTGATTTTCTAAATCCAAATACTCTTGGGGCAGGAAGTATTTAAAAGCGGGAGTGGGGTTTAAAAATACCCGTTCGGCAATATAGAGCAAGTCACGCCAATAGAAATCCATGGGCA
Encoded here:
- a CDS encoding CO2 hydration protein, yielding MTTETKTKLPPSRHEFADIIHRLEAGGAMLPDTPENLMQIIGIYKAYAVPMDFYWRDLLYIAERVFLNPTPAFKYFLPQEYLDLENHYAGDNADLRVWRGRGTAHPELLEFMEKGETKNIPRIFHHLWHDRVNMEFAEECMRAMFWHGRDMGYGKFDAYLDSDEYRQNADCAIRAYFKNNPLMLGLYKLFPEMFMEKVREMSYYSNLGLFWEVMAPVFFEMSDRYDEGSISSVPEAMDFLVNGIFAIAGRPIYHHVYIDGEKYEIIPKSKGFTWLYEAALPYVEAVFYRTSPFRGTKSYNAQAHEVPEDQKDFHYGILYADVFPVGTAGIPPTLLMQDMLHFLPPYLEDYYAQHCRGEEDKLIQLGITFQRSMYCVTSAVIQALRTALLYPLDDPNPKHLKANRAFFESQLDRFKRPEARLRDIQNQDYR